A section of the Arabiibacter massiliensis genome encodes:
- a CDS encoding DMSO/selenate family reductase complex A subunit, whose product MTKTMDQGVSRRTFVKGSALAGLGAAAFGSGALFGCAPKEEAAPEGATEGAAEDMAVTGANTVGAEETTTWGHCAINCPGRCSLKFHVKDDEVVWVDTFTSPDASFDDPQPRACLRGRSYRRWMNSPDRINYPLKRAEGSKRGEGKYEQISWDEAVEIATTKLQEVIEKYGNEAVYIPYATGVSASTSRPFYRLLGLMGGYLGFYNSYSTAQISCITPYMYGAKNNGGSTLSAAEDAALVLVFGSSPVETRQGGAVSHYDWAHLREKTGAKIYLIDPRMSDSAMGHSDQWIPINPGTDAALVAGIAHELIANDQVDLEFLHTYCVGFDEETMPEAYQGKNMSYRAYIMGEGYDMVEKTPEWAAKITGIPAARISELAEEIATTHPLYVNQGWGPQRRSNGEWTAWSIMTLPCLVGQIGLEGTSNGTREGSNGVSLSSLPRGENPVKTSIPCFLYTDAIDHGTELTSKNAGVKGADALSVGIKYMVNYAGNCLTNQHSDINRAHEILADDTKCEFILGVDTVMCDSIMYSDVILPDLFRFEQLSMIGTGGDNGYMIAGTAATTPKFERKTAYEMCELMADKLGVKDAFTEGKTEEDWIKELYEQSREKDSELPTYEEAMEMGVYVRPGKKKISMQKFREDPATNPLETPSGKIEIFSEKLLQFTEGWELQDGDTLAGMDTLPPLPVYLPEWFGVETTTDEYPLALNGFHYRGRIHSSWGFIPELKEVNPQEAWINPADAKDRGIKQGDTVHVKNQFGEIELLAKVTPRVVPGTVAVSQGAWYDGDRKGGVDKGGSINTLTTQRPSPLSKGNPQHTNICQVTKA is encoded by the coding sequence ATGACGAAGACGATGGACCAAGGCGTTTCCCGCCGCACGTTCGTCAAGGGTTCGGCGCTGGCCGGCCTGGGTGCTGCCGCGTTCGGAAGCGGCGCGCTGTTCGGCTGCGCTCCGAAGGAGGAGGCCGCCCCGGAGGGCGCGACGGAAGGCGCCGCCGAGGACATGGCCGTCACGGGCGCCAACACCGTGGGCGCCGAGGAGACCACGACGTGGGGCCACTGCGCCATCAACTGCCCGGGCCGCTGCAGCCTGAAGTTCCACGTGAAGGACGACGAGGTGGTGTGGGTGGACACCTTCACCAGCCCCGACGCCAGCTTCGACGACCCGCAGCCCCGCGCCTGCCTGCGCGGCCGCAGCTACCGCCGCTGGATGAACAGCCCCGACCGCATCAACTACCCCCTGAAGCGCGCCGAGGGTTCCAAGCGCGGCGAGGGCAAGTACGAGCAGATCAGCTGGGACGAGGCGGTCGAGATCGCCACGACCAAGCTGCAGGAGGTCATCGAGAAGTACGGCAACGAGGCCGTGTACATCCCCTACGCCACTGGCGTTTCGGCTTCCACGTCGCGCCCGTTCTACCGTCTGCTGGGCCTGATGGGCGGCTACCTGGGCTTCTACAACAGCTACTCCACGGCGCAGATCAGCTGCATCACGCCCTACATGTACGGCGCCAAGAACAATGGCGGCTCCACGCTGTCTGCCGCCGAGGACGCCGCGCTTGTGCTCGTGTTCGGCTCGAGCCCGGTGGAGACCCGCCAGGGCGGCGCCGTGTCGCACTACGACTGGGCGCACCTGCGCGAGAAGACCGGCGCGAAGATCTACCTCATCGATCCCCGCATGAGCGACTCGGCCATGGGCCACTCCGACCAGTGGATCCCCATCAACCCGGGCACCGACGCCGCGCTCGTCGCCGGCATCGCGCATGAGCTCATCGCCAACGACCAGGTGGACCTCGAGTTCCTGCACACCTATTGCGTGGGCTTCGACGAGGAGACCATGCCCGAGGCCTACCAGGGCAAGAACATGTCCTACCGCGCCTACATCATGGGCGAGGGCTACGACATGGTGGAGAAGACCCCCGAGTGGGCCGCCAAGATCACCGGCATCCCGGCCGCCCGCATCAGCGAGCTGGCCGAGGAGATCGCCACCACGCATCCGCTGTACGTGAACCAGGGCTGGGGCCCGCAGCGCCGCAGCAACGGCGAGTGGACCGCCTGGTCCATCATGACGCTGCCGTGCCTCGTCGGCCAGATCGGCCTCGAGGGTACGAGCAACGGCACCCGCGAAGGCTCCAACGGCGTGTCGCTCAGCAGCCTGCCGCGCGGCGAGAACCCGGTGAAGACCTCCATCCCGTGCTTCCTCTACACCGACGCCATCGACCACGGCACGGAGTTGACCTCGAAGAACGCGGGCGTCAAGGGTGCCGATGCGCTGTCTGTGGGCATCAAGTACATGGTCAACTACGCAGGCAACTGCCTGACCAACCAGCACTCCGACATCAACAGGGCCCACGAGATCCTGGCCGACGACACCAAGTGCGAGTTCATCCTGGGCGTCGACACTGTGATGTGCGACTCCATCATGTACTCCGACGTGATCCTGCCCGACCTGTTCCGCTTCGAGCAGCTGTCCATGATCGGCACCGGCGGCGACAACGGCTACATGATCGCCGGCACGGCGGCCACCACGCCGAAGTTCGAGCGCAAGACCGCCTACGAGATGTGCGAACTCATGGCCGACAAGCTGGGCGTGAAGGACGCGTTCACCGAGGGCAAGACCGAGGAGGACTGGATCAAGGAACTCTACGAGCAGTCCCGCGAGAAGGACTCCGAGCTTCCCACCTACGAGGAGGCCATGGAGATGGGCGTGTACGTGCGTCCCGGCAAGAAGAAGATCTCCATGCAGAAGTTCCGCGAGGATCCCGCGACCAACCCGCTGGAGACTCCGTCCGGCAAGATCGAGATCTTCAGCGAGAAGCTGCTGCAGTTCACCGAGGGTTGGGAGCTGCAGGACGGCGACACGCTGGCCGGCATGGACACGCTTCCTCCGCTCCCCGTCTACCTGCCCGAGTGGTTCGGCGTGGAGACCACGACCGACGAGTACCCGCTTGCGCTCAACGGCTTCCACTACCGCGGCCGCATCCACTCCTCGTGGGGCTTCATCCCCGAGCTCAAGGAAGTCAACCCGCAGGAGGCCTGGATCAACCCGGCCGACGCCAAGGACCGCGGCATCAAGCAGGGCGACACGGTGCATGTGAAGAACCAGTTCGGCGAGATCGAGCTTCTGGCCAAGGTCACGCCGCGCGTGGTGCCCGGCACGGTGGCCGTCTCGCAGGGTGCCTGGTACGACGGCGATCGCAAGGGCGGCGTGGACAAGGGCGGCAGCATCAACACGCTCACCACCCAGCGCCCCTCGCCGCTGTCGAAGGGCAACCCGCAGCACACGAACATCTGCCAGGTGACGAAGGCGTAA
- a CDS encoding 4Fe-4S dicluster domain-containing protein gives MSQMAFYFDGTRCTGCKTCEMSCKDFNDLGVGLTFRKVLEATLGETVRDADGAVTTTCVSYPVSVSCNHCDMPVCMAKCPQGAISKDPETGMVTSDREKCIGCGTCSLTCPYGAPKVDEEAKKSVKCHGCADRVAAGLKPVCVEACPSRALDFGTADEMGKMGERANIAPLPDASETTPNFFIKASADAQPVGSVEVANPLEAM, from the coding sequence ATGTCTCAAATGGCATTCTACTTTGACGGCACGCGCTGCACCGGTTGCAAAACCTGCGAGATGTCGTGCAAGGATTTCAACGATCTGGGCGTGGGGCTGACGTTCCGCAAGGTGCTCGAGGCCACGCTCGGCGAGACCGTGCGCGATGCCGACGGCGCGGTCACCACGACCTGCGTGAGCTACCCGGTGTCCGTGTCGTGCAACCACTGCGACATGCCCGTGTGCATGGCGAAGTGCCCGCAGGGCGCCATCTCGAAGGATCCGGAGACGGGCATGGTCACGTCGGATCGCGAGAAGTGCATCGGCTGCGGCACCTGCTCGCTGACGTGCCCCTACGGTGCGCCGAAGGTGGACGAGGAGGCGAAGAAGTCGGTCAAGTGCCACGGATGCGCCGACCGCGTGGCCGCCGGCCTGAAGCCGGTGTGCGTGGAGGCCTGCCCCTCGCGCGCCCTCGACTTCGGCACGGCCGACGAGATGGGCAAGATGGGCGAGCGCGCCAACATCGCTCCGCTGCCCGACGCGTCCGAGACCACGCCGAACTTCTTCATCAAGGCGTCCGCCGACGCTCAGCCGGTGGGCTCGGTCGAGGTGGCCAACCCGCTCGAGGCCATGTAG
- a CDS encoding 4Fe-4S dicluster domain-containing protein: MAQQAFFFDMTRCSGCKTCELACKDAYDLKVGTTYRRVYEYAGGETTKDAQGCCTSTCFGYYVALSCCHCDDPACVKVCPTEAMHKEPGTGLVRVDARMCIGCGYCHLSCPYDAPKVDREKGHSVKCDGCADRVAAGGAPVCVEACPARALAFGPADEMAKRGERANVAPLPEAAVTVPNLFVRPCADARAAGSKDGRIENPLEVQ; the protein is encoded by the coding sequence ATGGCCCAACAGGCATTCTTCTTCGATATGACGCGGTGCAGCGGCTGCAAGACGTGCGAGCTGGCCTGCAAGGACGCCTATGACTTGAAGGTGGGCACGACGTACCGCCGCGTGTACGAGTACGCGGGCGGCGAGACGACGAAGGACGCGCAGGGCTGCTGTACCTCCACGTGCTTCGGCTACTACGTGGCGCTGTCGTGCTGCCACTGCGACGACCCCGCCTGCGTGAAGGTGTGCCCCACCGAGGCCATGCACAAGGAGCCGGGCACCGGGCTCGTGCGCGTGGATGCGCGGATGTGCATCGGCTGCGGGTACTGCCACCTGTCGTGCCCCTACGACGCGCCGAAGGTCGACCGCGAGAAGGGGCATTCCGTCAAGTGCGACGGCTGCGCCGACCGCGTGGCAGCAGGTGGCGCGCCGGTGTGCGTGGAGGCGTGCCCGGCTCGGGCGCTCGCCTTCGGGCCGGCCGACGAGATGGCGAAGCGGGGCGAGCGCGCGAACGTCGCGCCCCTGCCCGAGGCGGCGGTCACGGTGCCGAACCTGTTCGTGCGCCCCTGCGCCGACGCGCGGGCGGCGGGATCGAAGGACGGGCGGATCGAGAATCCGCTCGAAGTCCAGTGA
- the dmsD gene encoding Tat proofreading chaperone DmsD, with protein MVAEYDDETLEAVAFVGDALAPFYLNDPVKGEAGEAFAAMAALDADAAAAEWPFAEPAVARECLGMMVRGLAAGVEDDALVWEYRRLFVGPAPKPAPPWGSVYTDRECVVFGASTLELRAWMRAHGVARTVDEKTPEDHIGLMLALMAWIAREQPADLAEYLRLHLLTWAPHFLDQLAEAAGHPFYEGLARLTRSSLEGVREALGLEVAVPRFYR; from the coding sequence ATGGTTGCCGAATACGACGACGAGACTTTGGAGGCCGTGGCCTTCGTGGGCGACGCGCTGGCGCCGTTCTATCTGAACGACCCGGTGAAGGGCGAAGCGGGGGAGGCCTTCGCGGCGATGGCGGCGCTCGACGCGGATGCGGCCGCAGCGGAGTGGCCCTTCGCGGAGCCTGCCGTCGCGCGGGAGTGCCTGGGGATGATGGTGCGCGGGCTCGCGGCGGGCGTCGAAGACGACGCGCTCGTGTGGGAGTACCGGCGCCTGTTCGTGGGCCCCGCGCCCAAGCCGGCCCCGCCCTGGGGCTCAGTGTACACCGACCGCGAGTGCGTGGTGTTCGGCGCGTCCACCCTGGAGCTGCGCGCTTGGATGCGCGCGCACGGGGTGGCGCGCACGGTGGACGAGAAGACGCCCGAGGACCACATCGGGCTCATGCTGGCGCTCATGGCCTGGATCGCCCGCGAGCAGCCGGCCGACCTCGCCGAGTACCTGCGCCTGCACCTGCTCACCTGGGCTCCGCACTTCCTGGACCAGCTGGCCGAGGCGGCGGGGCACCCCTTCTACGAGGGGCTCGCGCGCCTCACCCGCTCCTCGCTCGAGGGCGTCCGCGAGGCGCTCGGGCTCGAGGTGGCCGTCCCGCGCTTTTACCGCTAG
- a CDS encoding DmsC/YnfH family molybdoenzyme membrane anchor subunit, translated as MATGFDTALGEITLVLFTTLAPSGVVAFILMGLPALSPRLDAAMRQRLNAFLGVPLVVSMVGLVASATHLGNPANALYVFLGVGRSPLSTEVFFAVVFLALAGLYWLYSFAEHARPGVQRVWLAVTMAAGAVFVVAVGFAYAAETIVSWYTVYVPVNLVLNGLAGGPVLALAGLSAAGFEPVRGRWGRALLVLAGAALAANVVVFGLQSADLPSIENSFVTAAELVPTNGIMIAAFGVLGLAGIGLDAVALFGSARLTVRRAVVATLFVLAGIFIMRFSFYMMHMTVGLGV; from the coding sequence GTGGCCACGGGCTTCGACACCGCGCTCGGCGAGATCACGCTCGTCCTGTTCACCACGCTCGCGCCGTCGGGCGTGGTGGCGTTCATCCTCATGGGCCTGCCCGCGCTCTCCCCGCGCCTCGACGCGGCCATGCGGCAGCGGTTGAACGCGTTTCTGGGCGTGCCGCTCGTCGTGTCCATGGTGGGGCTCGTGGCCTCGGCCACCCACCTCGGCAATCCGGCGAACGCGCTCTACGTGTTTCTGGGCGTGGGGCGCAGCCCGCTTTCCACCGAGGTGTTCTTCGCGGTGGTGTTCCTGGCGCTCGCGGGGCTGTACTGGCTGTACTCGTTCGCCGAGCACGCGCGCCCGGGCGTGCAGCGCGTGTGGCTGGCCGTGACGATGGCGGCCGGCGCGGTGTTCGTGGTGGCGGTGGGTTTCGCGTACGCGGCCGAGACCATCGTGTCGTGGTACACGGTGTACGTGCCGGTGAACCTCGTGCTGAACGGCCTGGCAGGCGGGCCGGTGCTGGCGCTTGCGGGCCTGTCGGCGGCGGGCTTCGAGCCGGTGCGCGGCCGATGGGGGAGGGCGTTGCTCGTGCTGGCGGGTGCGGCGCTTGCGGCCAACGTGGTGGTGTTCGGCTTGCAAAGCGCCGATTTGCCCTCCATCGAGAACTCGTTCGTCACGGCGGCGGAGCTCGTGCCCACCAACGGCATCATGATCGCCGCGTTCGGCGTGCTGGGCCTGGCGGGCATCGGCCTGGACGCCGTCGCGCTGTTCGGGAGCGCGCGCCTCACCGTGCGCCGCGCCGTCGTCGCCACCCTCTTCGTGCTGGCCGGCATCTTCATCATGCGCTTCTCGTTCTACATGATGCACATGACCGTCGGCCTAGGGGTGTGA